Within Bdellovibrio bacteriovorus HD100, the genomic segment AAGAAGCCTCTGACCCCGGCGTGGAAACCGCACTGGTACATCTCTTATTCTGGCAAACGCGGTGTCACCGTGGATGCTGTGAACAAGGTGAAAGACCTGCTTCTGAAAAATCCCACAGTGGGTGAAAAGATCGATCAGCAGATGGCTGAAGCCGTGGGCATCTTGGAAACAGCCCTGAAGATGGATGAAAAAACAGGCCTGCCAGTTTTGGCAAAAGCCCTGACCCTGGCAGGTGACTGCTTTGAAAAGTGGGACCTGAACGAAGGCGAACCCGCAAAACACATCGCCTGGCTCAAAGAACAAGGCGCCCTGGCCGTAAAACCAACCGGTTCTGGCGGTGGCGGCTACGTCTTGTCCCTGTGGACCTCACTGCCCCCGGCAGAAATCCAATCTCAATTAATCCCCTGCTAAAAGGTGCCTGGTTGAAGGCGGCGAGCATGAAGAAAAAGTCAGGCATTTCGCAAGCATTGTCAGCGGTATCGCAGCTGCAAAAGGACGTTCAAAGTCATGCGGATGCCAGTCGCGCCGTCGTCTTGCAAAGATTCTTCAAAACCGGAAAAGGCGAGTATGCTGAGGGCGATGTCTTTTTAGGTCTGACCGTTCCGCAAAGCCGTAAAATCGCCAAAAAGTATGCTTCCGCTCTTAGTTTGAAAGAGCTTGATAGTCTGGTGAAGTCCGCGAATCACGAAGAGCGTCTGATAGCTCTGCTGATTTTGGTGTCGCAGTTTCAAGAGGCCACTGAAAAAGAACAAGCCCGTATCTTTAAGCTTTATATCAAGAATTCAAAGTACGTGAACAACTGGGACCTGGTGGACACCTCCGCACCAGCCATTGTTGGTGGCTATCTGCTGAGTCGAGATCGTTCTGTTTTGCAGAAACTTGCGACATCCAAGAACCTGTGGCAGCGCCGGATTGCCATGCTGGCGACTTTTCATTTTATCTATAATGGCGAGTCCGCCGACACACTTAAGATCGCAAAGCTTCTGTTGAAGGACGAGCACGACCTGATTCACAAGGCGGTGGGTTGGATGTTGCGGGAAATGGGTAAAAGAGTCAGCGAAGAAAAACTGCTGAAGTTTCTGGATCAATATGCGGCC encodes:
- a CDS encoding DNA alkylation repair protein, translated to MKKKSGISQALSAVSQLQKDVQSHADASRAVVLQRFFKTGKGEYAEGDVFLGLTVPQSRKIAKKYASALSLKELDSLVKSANHEERLIALLILVSQFQEATEKEQARIFKLYIKNSKYVNNWDLVDTSAPAIVGGYLLSRDRSVLQKLATSKNLWQRRIAMLATFHFIYNGESADTLKIAKLLLKDEHDLIHKAVGWMLREMGKRVSEEKLLKFLDQYAAKMPRTMLRYSLEKLPAETRRHYMNK